GTCCTGGGTGCCCTACGAGGACGACCCCGCGAGAGGGAAGGACCGGCCTCTGCTGCTCGTCGGCCGCCACGGCCGCAGACTGCTCGGAGTTATGCTCTCGAGCCGCACCCCTGACGAGCACCACGGCCACGACTGGCTGGAGATCGGCCCCGGCCCCTGGGACCGGCAGAACCGTCCGTCGTACGCGCGGGTGGACCGGATCTTCGAACTCGACGAACACGACATCCGCCGCGAAGGCGCGATCCTGCCACCGGCGAGATTCACCGAGGTCGCCGCGGCCCTGCAGAAACGTTACGGCTGGCGGATCCAGCGGGATCACTGAGATCCCACCCGTCAGGCGGCGGCCACTTCTCAGGACACCTTCCAAAGCGACGGTAGACGGCGAAACATGGCAATAATCCAGGCAAATCCCGATAGTCACCATAAGGACCTTAAGCGACATATCGCAGGTCACGCGGCTCACGGAAGCCGAACCGATATGGAAACCGTCTACCGTCCCCTTGATTCGATTATTAACATCAGCTGAGGATCACGAATGTGAGCATGAGATCGATGTGCGCCTCGACCAGGGATAAGAATGACAAATCCTTATCAAGACCAGGATCCATCCCATCTCCCCCACCAATACCAGCAACCTGAACAACAGCCCCAAACCCCACAAACCGCCTACCAGCCACCGGCGTACCGGCGCACCCCCACCCAGGCGAGCTTCTTGACCCGCCTGTTCGATCTCAGCTTCGACAACTACGTGACCACGAGCATCATCAAAGTGCTCTTCGTGGCGGCCGTCGTCGCCGAGACCATCTGGGCCCTGACAACGCTGGTCTCCGCCTTCAACGCCGGTCCCACCTTCGGTCTGCTGGCGCTCTTCCTCGTACCACTCGGCTGGCTTCTCGCCGTCCTCCTCACTCGCGTGTGGATGGAACTGCTCATCGTGATCTTCAAGATCAAGGAAGACCTGGGAGCGATCCGCGGCAACGGCGGTTTCTAGGGAACGGCCCGCTCACGAGGACGGACCTCGCGTACCGCGGCCATACACCATCGGACGGCCGCCGTCATGTTAGCGCACACGTCATCGCATGAGACTCCCTGAACCGCCACGGACCGGGGCTCGGCCGGCGGCGGGGTCGCGACAGCCCTCTGAGCTGTAACTTTCACGGTCCGGCAGGACATTTACACAGTTCGCCAGCTCACGAACCTTGAGGTCCTTGACCCGCGCCAAGGGGCCGAACCACACTCCGCCGGAGCGTCACCTTTCGCGCGACCACATGAGCGGTCCGCCTCTCGTCCACTGGCGTACCGGTCCGGCCGAGGCGATGTTAGCGCCAACATGACGGGAGTCACTCGGTCCGAAACTCATCTGGCGGCACGACCGGGCCCATCAGTGGCGACGCCGGGTGGGCCGGCGGGATCGGCAAGGCTCGGATCAGGACCAGTACCAAGAGGAACAGACATGACACA
The window above is part of the Sphaerisporangium rubeum genome. Proteins encoded here:
- a CDS encoding type II toxin-antitoxin system PemK/MazF family toxin, whose product is MRDHDDPRPPRGAVREIHDLTSAVALTYAPDLDGLADPGEIVWSWVPYEDDPARGKDRPLLLVGRHGRRLLGVMLSSRTPDEHHGHDWLEIGPGPWDRQNRPSYARVDRIFELDEHDIRREGAILPPARFTEVAAALQKRYGWRIQRDH
- a CDS encoding DUF4282 domain-containing protein — protein: MTRLFDLSFDNYVTTSIIKVLFVAAVVAETIWALTTLVSAFNAGPTFGLLALFLVPLGWLLAVLLTRVWMELLIVIFKIKEDLGAIRGNGGF